Below is a genomic region from Ketogulonicigenium vulgare WSH-001.
ATTACCTTGCAGGATCGTCGCGCCATCATCAGCGGTCAGGATATTGGCGACGGTGATGAACGCCTCGATCCGGCCGGTCGCGGGATTGCGCAGCGAGAAGAATTTCTGATGCTCGCGCATCGAGGTTTGCAGCACCTCGGGCGGCAGGCCGAGGAAAGCCTCGCCAATCGGGCCCATCAGCACGACCGGCCATTCGACAAGGCCCGCGACCTCGGCCAGCAGACCCTTGTCCTCGACGACCTCTAGCCCCTTGGCAAAGGCGGCATTGGTGGCATCGGTCCAGATCGTATCGGCGCGCTGATCGGCGCGCAGCATGACGCGGGCGGCTTGCAGCTTTTCTTCGTAATCGGCAAAGCCGGTGACGGTGATCACGCCCGGCGCCATGAAACGATGACCGCGCGTGGTGTTGCCCGCCACGATGCCATCGATATCCACCGGCACCACCTGATCATCCAGCAGGCAGATGATCGAATGCAGCGGGCGCACCCAGCGCAAATTGCCCGATCCCCAGCGCATGGATTTGGGCCAAGGGAAATTGCGGACAGCACTGGTCAGCACCTCGGCGATAATCTCGGGTGCTGCACGCCCAGGCTTTTCGGTGACGGCAAAATAGGTATCGCCGCGCACGTCCAGCTGATCAACCGTCAGGCCGGTCGCGCGTAAAAAGCCCTGCAATGCCGCCTCGGGGGCATTGGTGCGGGGGCCTTTGCGTTCCTCGCGCACAGCGCGCGATTGCGCGGTCAGGCCCGACAGCGTCAGCACCAAACGGCGCGGGGTCGAAAAGGCACCTGCCCCCTCATAGGTCAGGCCAGCCTCGACCAGACCATCGGTGACCAGTCGGCGCAGGTCATCAGCCGCGCGGGTTTGCATCCGCGCCGGGATTTCCTCAGAAAACAGTTCGATCAGCAGGTCGGCCATACTTATACTTCCGGTGCAGGAGGGCAGTCCTCGGGCGCGGCTTCGCCATCATAGACGACCTCGCCGCAACGGTTCATTTGGTTCCACGCATAGGCACGGCCATCGGGCATGACAGCCACCACACGGTCGATGCCGTAATGGACGTTCTCTTGCCACAGATAGGCCTGCGCGGCGCCCGCTTCCAGCGCCTCGCCAATTTCGCGGGCGTTAAAGCAGTCGAACCAGCCGGGGCCGACCAGTGGTGTCGCGCCCGGATAGGGCGCGAAATTCGCGGCAATCTCGACCGGCGGGGTGGTGGCGGCGAAACAGGCACGGAACCGCAGCGGGCTCGAATTGCTGTCAATCGCTTGCAGCGCGGTGACCGACAGCTCGGCTGCGGTGCCGTCATTGCGCAGCAGCGTGACAGGGCCGATCTCTTCGGGGGTCAGGCGATTATAATAGGCGTAAACTTGGGTGTAATACATGCCCGCGCCAAAGATCAGCGCAAAGGCCAGCATCCCGCCCAGCATCAGCCGGGCCATGGTTTGAGATTTCATTGGGCGGCCTCCTCGGGCACGTAACCAGCGGCGCCGGTCAGCACAAAGGCGTCGGCGCAGGCCTTGGCCAGCGTACGGACGCGGCCGATATAAGCCTGGCGTTCAGTGACCGAAATCACGCCCCGCGCATCCAGCAGATTGAACAGATGGCTGGCCTTGATGCATTGGTCATATGCCGGATGCACCATAATGATCCGCTTGCCGGTTTTGGGGTCGATGGCGGGCTGGTCGAGCAACGCTTTGCACTCAGCCTCGGCATCTTCGAAATGCTTCAGCAGCTTTTCGGTATTGGCCGCATCGAAATTGTGGCGCGAATATTCTTCCTCGGTCTGGTGGAAGATATCGCCATAGGTCAGTGCGATCGGCGCATCGGGGTCATTGAACGGCATGTCCATGACGTGATCGACGCCCAGCACATACATCGCCAGACGCTCGAGGCCGTAAGTCAACTCGCCCGCGACGGGTTTGCAATCATGGCCGCCGACCTGCTGGAAATAGGTGAATTGCGACACTTCCATACCGTCGCACCAGACCTCCCAGCCCAGACCCCAGGCACCCAGCGTCGGGCTTTCCCAGTCGTCCTCGACAAAACGCACGTCATGCAGACGGGTGTCGATACCAATCGCATCAAGGCTGCCCAGATACAGCTCTTGCAGGTTGGGGGGGCTTGGCTTCACCAGAACTTGATATTGGTAATAGTGCTGCAGGCGGTTCGGGTTCTCGCCATAGCGGCCATCCGTCGGGCGACGCGAGGGCTGCACATAGGCGGCTGCCCATGGCTTGCTGCCCAGCGCGCGCAGCGTGGTGGCGGGGTGAAAGGTGCCCGCGCCGACTTCCATGTCATAGGGTTGCAGCACCGCACAGCCTTGCGCGGCCCAATAATTTTGCAGCCGCAGGATGATCTCTTGGAAAGATCGGGGGGCGCGGGTGTCCGTCATCGCAACCTCGGGGTTATCGCTCGCGCCGCCGTTGGCGCCTCATCATTGCCGTTTCCTTATTGCGAGAGGGCCACAGGGTCAATGAACCCCGCGCTTTTGGGCTGGCCAAGGGCCGCAGTCCCGCTAAGGTCGGCGCATAAAGCGCCCAAAGGAATAGCCATGCTGCCCCGTCTTCGTGTTGCCTTGCACCATCTGGTTTTCGCCGCCATGCTTTGCATCAGCGCAGGCAGCGCAACCGCCCAGGACAGCACCCGCGCCTATATCCAGGTCGAGGCGCAGCCCACCCTTGCGATGGCCCAGCAGCGCGTGCGGGCCTATGCCGGTGCATTGCCCGATGTCTCGGGTTGGGCCCTGCCCAGCGGCTGGTATGCGATTGTATTGGGCCCCTATAGTCGCACAGATGCGGCCATCTATCTTGATCAGCTGATGACCGAGGCGCAGGCCCCCAATGACAGCTATATTGTGGACGGCGCGCAGTTCCGGCAGCAATTCTGGCCGATTGGCCTGGGTGTCGCCAGCACGCCGCTGCCGATCCCGATGAACAGTGGCCGCCCGGTGAATGTGCCGCCGCCCGGCCCCGCGCCCGTCACTCCGCTGCCCGTCACCCCGCAGCCTATAAACCCACAGCCCGCGCCTACCGCACAAGCCGAAACGGTCGAGCAAGCCCTCGCCGCGGAAGGTGCCCTCAGCAACGGCGACAAACGCCTGTTGCAAAGCGCAATGCGCGATGCGGGCGTGTATGGCGGCGCGATTGACGGGCTGTTCGGGCGTGGCACCCGCGATGCGATGGCCGCGTGGCAGGCGCAGAACGGCTATAGCCCGCTGA
It encodes:
- a CDS encoding glycine--tRNA ligase subunit alpha; the encoded protein is MTDTRAPRSFQEIILRLQNYWAAQGCAVLQPYDMEVGAGTFHPATTLRALGSKPWAAAYVQPSRRPTDGRYGENPNRLQHYYQYQVLVKPSPPNLQELYLGSLDAIGIDTRLHDVRFVEDDWESPTLGAWGLGWEVWCDGMEVSQFTYFQQVGGHDCKPVAGELTYGLERLAMYVLGVDHVMDMPFNDPDAPIALTYGDIFHQTEEEYSRHNFDAANTEKLLKHFEDAEAECKALLDQPAIDPKTGKRIIMVHPAYDQCIKASHLFNLLDARGVISVTERQAYIGRVRTLAKACADAFVLTGAAGYVPEEAAQ
- a CDS encoding DUF6446 family protein, with protein sequence MKSQTMARLMLGGMLAFALIFGAGMYYTQVYAYYNRLTPEEIGPVTLLRNDGTAAELSVTALQAIDSNSSPLRFRACFAATTPPVEIAANFAPYPGATPLVGPGWFDCFNAREIGEALEAGAAQAYLWQENVHYGIDRVVAVMPDGRAYAWNQMNRCGEVVYDGEAAPEDCPPAPEV